In Hippocampus zosterae strain Florida chromosome 3, ASM2543408v3, whole genome shotgun sequence, a genomic segment contains:
- the LOC127598342 gene encoding uncharacterized protein LOC127598342: protein MERVQPFVSLIEFYFEIGLKYKDIKSVLDVKYGFQISERHLKRVLNQRGLFRRKTFNDLAVLVDFIRNQLQHSGQLHGYRWMYSKCREYGLLVRKEDVRLVLKELDPRGVSLRQARRLRRRNYFSKGPNFIWHMDSYDKLKPFGICINGAIDGFSRKIMWLNAYITSSDPKLIGGYYIDVVHRLGGCPRIVRADLGTENGHVKGFQRFLVPIPPGSTLDSYLDGASTANQRIEYWWRFLRSQCMEFWLSLFTDLRDNGFFDGGFLDKNILQFCCMGLIQDELDDTALVWNSHLIRPSKNMNVPSGRPNVMYTLPELYGTTDFLSPVDNEQVQLCKSQCVFRLTMPCDPDVFALCAFLMAQSDLMPPKDPFQAVNLYLHLREALTAAL from the exons atggagcgtgttcaaccgttcgtgagtttaatagaattttactttgaaatcggcttgaaatacaaagacattaaatctgttcttgatgttaagtacggtttccaaataagtgaaagacatttgaagcgagtgctgaaccaaagaggactatttcgtcggaaaacgttcaatgacttggcagtcctggttgacttcattcgcaaccaattgcagcattccggacaactacacggttacaggtggatgtacagtaagtgcagagaatatggacttcttgtcaggaaagaggacgttcgtctggtcctgaaagagttggatccgagaggagtgtcgttaaggcaagcaagacgtttgagacggcgaaactacttctccaaagggcccaattttatatggcacatggactcctatgacaaactgaaaccatttggaatttgtatcaatggggctattgatgggttttcaaggaaaataatgtggctcaatgcctacataactagtagtgacccgaagttgattgggggttactacatcgacgttgtgcaccgtttggggggttgtcctcgaatcgttcgagctgatcttgggactgaaaatggtcacgtcaaaggctttcagcgtttcctcgtgccaataccgccaggcagcactcttgacagttacttggatggagccagcaccgccaatcaaagaattgaatattggtggcggtttcttcgcagccagtgcatggagttctggttatccctcttcacagacctcagagacaatggcttctttgatggtggatttctggacaaaaacatcctacaattttgttgcatgggacttattcag gatgagttggatgacacggccttagtttggaacagccatctcatcaggccctcaaagaacatgaatgtccccagtggtcggcccaacgtgatgtatacgttacctgaactttatggtacaacggacttcctctccccggttgacaatgaacaagttcaactgtgcaaaagccagtgtgtgtttcgtttgaccatgccttgtgatccagatgtatttgcattgtgtgcttttttaatggcccagtccgatctaatgccaccaaaagatccatttcaggctgtgaacttgtatttacacctcagagaggccctcaccgctgctctttaa